A section of the Petrimonas sulfuriphila genome encodes:
- a CDS encoding aspartate carbamoyltransferase regulatory subunit, whose product MGKELQVAALENGTAIDHIPTRELFKVVALLQLQKLDNRITIGNNLKSSKMGAKGIIKVSNKFFKEDEINRIALVAPNVNLNIIRDYEVIEKKKVTLPDEIIEIVKCNNPKCITNNEPMKTRFEVVDKENVVLQCHYCELKIKKEEIVLK is encoded by the coding sequence ATGGGAAAAGAATTACAAGTAGCGGCACTGGAGAACGGAACGGCAATCGACCATATTCCGACCCGGGAGTTATTCAAGGTGGTTGCCTTGCTCCAGTTACAAAAGCTGGATAACCGGATCACTATCGGGAATAACTTAAAAAGTAGCAAGATGGGTGCAAAGGGAATCATCAAGGTCTCCAACAAATTCTTCAAGGAAGACGAGATAAACCGCATTGCACTGGTTGCCCCCAACGTCAACCTGAACATTATCCGGGATTACGAAGTGATTGAAAAGAAAAAAGTGACACTCCCCGATGAAATTATCGAAATTGTAAAATGCAATAACCCGAAATGCATCACCAATAACGAACCAATGAAAACCCGCTTCGAAGTGGTGGACAAAGAAAATGTGGTGTTGCAGTGCCACTATTGCGAATTGAAAATCAAGAAAGAAGAAATCGTCTTAAAGTAG
- the pyrB gene encoding aspartate carbamoyltransferase — translation MKAKSLVNISDYGKEDILRILKAATAFKANPNRDLLQGKVCATLFFEPSTRTRLSFETAVNRLRGRIVGFSDAATSSSTKGESLKDTIMMVGNYADLIIMRHHLEGSARYASEVSPVPIINAGDGSNQHPTQTLLDLFTIYETQGTMENLTITIVGDLKYGRAVHSLIQGLSHFHPSFNFVAPEELKIPEKYKVFCDNLNIPYREYTEFSSEAIASADILYMTRVQRERFTDLMEYEKVKNIYVLHNEMLNNSRDNLKVLHPLPRVKEINQDVDENPKAYYFQQAENGVYTRQAVICDLLDIRLD, via the coding sequence ATGAAAGCCAAAAGTTTAGTAAATATCAGCGACTACGGCAAAGAAGATATCCTCCGGATACTGAAAGCAGCTACAGCGTTCAAAGCCAATCCCAACCGCGATTTATTGCAGGGAAAGGTATGCGCTACATTGTTTTTTGAGCCTTCCACGCGTACACGCTTAAGTTTCGAGACGGCCGTGAACCGGCTCAGGGGAAGAATTGTCGGATTTTCCGATGCAGCCACCAGTAGCTCCACCAAAGGGGAATCACTGAAAGATACCATCATGATGGTGGGCAACTACGCCGACCTCATTATCATGCGGCACCACCTGGAAGGATCGGCGCGCTATGCATCTGAAGTCTCTCCGGTACCGATCATCAACGCCGGTGATGGTTCCAACCAGCATCCCACGCAAACTTTGCTCGATTTATTCACCATCTACGAGACTCAAGGGACGATGGAGAACCTCACCATTACCATCGTGGGAGATCTGAAATACGGCCGTGCCGTACACTCACTCATTCAGGGATTATCCCATTTTCATCCATCGTTCAACTTTGTGGCGCCGGAGGAATTAAAAATTCCCGAGAAGTACAAAGTGTTTTGCGACAACCTGAATATCCCCTACAGGGAATATACAGAATTTTCATCCGAAGCCATTGCTTCCGCAGATATTCTTTACATGACCCGGGTTCAGCGCGAACGTTTTACCGACCTGATGGAATACGAAAAGGTAAAGAACATCTATGTTCTTCACAATGAAATGTTGAACAACTCCAGGGATAACCTGAAGGTACTCCATCCGCTTCCGCGTGTGAAAGAAATCAATCAGGATGTGGATGAGAATCCAAAAGCCTATTATTTTCAACAGGCTGAAAACGGCGTTTATACCCGTCAGGCTGTCATCTGTGATTTGCTGGATATCCGTCTGGATTGA
- a CDS encoding U32 family peptidase gives MKAPRIVELLAPAKNKEIGKEAILHGADAVYIGISGFSARMAAGNSIEDIAELVEFAHQYNAKVYVALNTILYDHELLQVEKLIRELYRIHADAVIVQDMGILQLNLPPIPLHASTQTDNRTVEKVQFLENAGFTQVVLARELSRDQIAEISSQTSIALEVFVHGALCVSYSGQCYISQAITGRSANRGECAQICRLPFDLQDADGRIVRKNAHLLSLKDFNQYDNLEELLDAGVSSLKIEGRLKDVTYVKNVVAAYRQRLDCIFRKRPEYVQASSGRSEINFTPNLSKSFNRGFTHYLFNGRQHDIGSFESPKSIGEFVGTVKTVGRNWLSLSTTLTINNGDGLCFMDKDGLNGFRVNRSEGGRIFPAVMPGLSAGTKVYRNYDHDFENWLTKKTAERKIAANIFIREIPTGFALQISDEDNHSYTFSVILEKQTAQKPQQENIRTQLSKTGTTLFSVKSIDIRFSKEWFIPSSLLGEWRKQLISGLLAVRKINYRQERSPIPPTTHAYPEKELTYLGNVSNSNSGSFYLQHRTKILQPAFEQVQQKNVPLMFTKHCIKFALGWCPRETKEKAGFREPFYLINQQNKLKLSFDCRKCEMRVSLENQQ, from the coding sequence ATGAAAGCTCCACGAATCGTTGAACTTCTCGCCCCTGCCAAAAATAAGGAGATCGGAAAAGAAGCCATCCTTCACGGTGCCGATGCCGTCTACATAGGTATCTCGGGATTCAGTGCACGGATGGCTGCAGGAAACAGTATCGAAGATATTGCCGAGTTGGTGGAATTTGCGCATCAGTACAACGCCAAAGTGTATGTTGCGTTGAACACCATCCTTTACGACCATGAACTCTTACAGGTGGAGAAGCTCATCCGGGAGTTATACCGTATACACGCCGATGCCGTTATCGTCCAGGACATGGGCATTTTGCAACTGAACCTGCCTCCTATCCCGCTCCACGCCAGCACGCAGACCGATAATCGTACCGTGGAAAAAGTGCAGTTTTTAGAAAACGCGGGATTCACACAGGTAGTGCTTGCACGGGAATTATCCCGGGATCAGATTGCCGAAATTTCGTCACAAACCAGCATTGCGCTGGAGGTTTTTGTTCACGGTGCCCTCTGTGTTTCCTACAGCGGGCAATGCTACATCAGCCAAGCCATAACGGGTCGGAGCGCCAACCGCGGAGAGTGTGCACAAATTTGCAGGCTACCTTTTGATTTGCAGGATGCCGACGGGCGTATTGTTCGAAAAAATGCACACCTGCTTTCCTTAAAAGACTTCAATCAGTACGATAACCTCGAAGAGCTGCTGGATGCCGGCGTTTCATCGCTCAAGATAGAAGGACGGCTGAAAGACGTTACGTATGTTAAAAACGTAGTTGCTGCCTACCGGCAGCGATTGGACTGCATTTTCAGGAAACGGCCCGAGTATGTGCAAGCTTCGTCGGGAAGAAGCGAAATCAATTTTACACCCAATTTATCAAAGAGTTTTAACCGGGGATTTACCCACTATCTTTTCAACGGCAGGCAACACGATATCGGCTCTTTCGAATCTCCCAAATCCATCGGTGAATTTGTGGGAACGGTAAAAACCGTGGGCAGGAACTGGCTTTCGTTAAGCACAACACTCACCATTAACAACGGTGACGGATTGTGTTTTATGGATAAAGACGGGTTAAATGGTTTTCGCGTAAACCGCTCTGAAGGCGGCAGGATTTTTCCGGCCGTAATGCCCGGCCTCAGCGCAGGAACAAAGGTGTATAGAAATTACGATCACGACTTTGAAAACTGGTTAACCAAAAAAACAGCGGAGCGAAAAATTGCTGCGAATATTTTTATCCGAGAGATCCCTACCGGGTTCGCATTACAAATCTCTGACGAGGACAACCACTCCTACACGTTTTCAGTAATTCTAGAAAAGCAGACCGCGCAAAAGCCGCAACAGGAAAATATCCGCACCCAGCTCTCCAAAACGGGAACTACCCTGTTCAGCGTAAAATCCATCGACATCCGGTTTTCCAAGGAGTGGTTCATCCCCTCCTCCCTGCTAGGAGAATGGCGTAAACAACTGATTTCAGGGTTACTAGCGGTCAGAAAAATCAATTACCGGCAGGAACGCAGCCCGATCCCACCCACAACACACGCCTATCCCGAAAAAGAGCTTACCTACTTAGGTAACGTCTCCAACAGCAACAGCGGTTCTTTTTACTTACAACACCGGACGAAAATTTTACAACCCGCATTTGAACAAGTTCAGCAAAAAAACGTTCCACTCATGTTCACCAAACATTGCATCAAGTTTGCATTGGGTTGGTGTCCGCGTGAGACCAAAGAGAAAGCCGGTTTTCGTGAGCCGTTCTATCTGATCAATCAACAGAACAAATTAAAACTCTCGTTCGATTGCCGGAAATGCGAAATGCGGGTTTCTCTTGAAAATCAACAATAA
- a CDS encoding flavin reductase family protein has protein sequence MKQNWKPGTLIYPLPAAMISCGSHPDEYNIITVSWLGTLCTNPPMCYISIRPERHSYEIIKRNMEFVINLTTEELAQATDWCGVRSGKDYNKFHETGLTPAKAVAVNAPVIEESPLCIECRVKEIITLGSHDMFIADVVNVQADDKYFDAETGKFDMQNARLLAYSHGNYYGLGEHIGKFGWSVKKKK, from the coding sequence ATGAAACAGAACTGGAAGCCGGGAACACTGATCTATCCCCTTCCCGCGGCAATGATATCGTGCGGAAGCCATCCCGACGAGTACAACATAATCACCGTCAGTTGGCTGGGAACCCTTTGCACCAATCCGCCGATGTGTTATATTTCCATTCGTCCCGAACGGCATTCGTACGAAATCATCAAGCGAAACATGGAGTTTGTTATCAACCTCACCACCGAAGAACTGGCTCAGGCCACCGACTGGTGTGGGGTACGCTCGGGGAAGGATTACAATAAGTTCCACGAAACGGGATTAACACCTGCAAAAGCAGTAGCGGTAAACGCTCCCGTCATCGAAGAATCCCCGCTCTGCATCGAGTGCCGCGTAAAGGAAATTATCACGCTCGGATCGCACGACATGTTTATCGCCGATGTGGTAAACGTGCAGGCGGATGACAAGTATTTTGATGCCGAAACCGGAAAATTCGATATGCAAAACGCCAGGCTCCTCGCCTACTCGCACGGCAATTATTACGGACTGGGTGAACATATTGGAAAATTCGGATGGAGTGTGAAGAAAAAAAAATGA
- a CDS encoding DUF2179 domain-containing protein: protein MFDFLDVYPWLLPVMIFFGRIFDVSLGTLRIIFVSKGEKYIAPAIGFFEVFIWVVIISQILTRANDLVAYLSYAAGYASGNYIGILLEQRIAYGIILCRIYTQKNGMELVQVLNKMNFGATMTHGKGSTNEVDIIETVIDRNQMKALEDTLTGFDANIFYVIEDVRTKQNGIFAKRKNILTRWRVGK from the coding sequence ATGTTTGACTTTCTGGATGTTTATCCCTGGCTTTTGCCGGTTATGATATTTTTCGGGCGGATTTTTGATGTGTCGCTGGGTACGTTACGCATCATTTTTGTATCGAAAGGTGAAAAATACATAGCTCCTGCCATCGGTTTTTTCGAAGTGTTTATCTGGGTGGTTATCATATCGCAGATACTTACCCGTGCCAATGACCTGGTGGCTTACCTGTCGTATGCCGCCGGATACGCTTCGGGAAATTATATAGGTATTCTTCTCGAGCAACGGATTGCCTACGGCATTATACTGTGCCGTATTTACACGCAGAAAAACGGTATGGAGCTGGTGCAGGTCCTGAACAAGATGAATTTCGGGGCAACGATGACGCACGGTAAAGGGTCGACCAATGAAGTGGATATAATTGAAACCGTTATCGATCGTAATCAAATGAAAGCCCTTGAAGATACGCTTACCGGTTTTGATGCCAATATCTTTTACGTGATTGAGGATGTGCGTACAAAACAGAACGGCATCTTTGCCAAAAGAAAAAATATCCTTACCCGGTGGAGGGTAGGGAAGTGA
- a CDS encoding saccharopine dehydrogenase family protein: MGKVLIIGAGGVGTVVANKVAQNSRIFTDIMLASRTKSKCDAIAEDVKRRTGVTIKTAKVDADSVPELVTLFNEFKPELVINVALPYQDLTIMDACLACGVNYLDTANYEPKDVAKFEYKWQWAYRDKFREAGLTAILGCGFDPGVTSIFTAYAAKHHFDEIHYLDIVDCNAGDHGKAFATNFNPEINIREVTQKGKYWENGKWVETEPHEIHQPLNYPNIGPKESYVIYHEELESLVKNFPTLKRARFWMTFGQEYLTHLRVIQNIGMARIDEVEYNGQKIVPIQFLKAVLPDPGELGENYTGETSIGCRIRGIKDGKERTYYIYNNCSHQAAYEETGAQGVSYTTGVPATIGAMMFMQGLWKKPGVFNVEEFNPDPFMEQLNKQGLPWHELFDVDLEV; encoded by the coding sequence ATGGGAAAAGTATTGATTATCGGTGCAGGCGGCGTAGGTACTGTTGTTGCCAATAAAGTAGCTCAAAACAGCCGGATTTTCACGGATATTATGCTGGCAAGCCGCACAAAAAGCAAGTGTGATGCCATTGCTGAAGATGTTAAACGGAGAACGGGTGTTACCATCAAAACGGCTAAAGTAGATGCCGATAGCGTACCCGAACTGGTAACGCTCTTCAACGAATTCAAACCGGAGCTGGTCATTAATGTAGCGCTGCCCTACCAGGATCTAACCATCATGGATGCCTGTTTAGCATGTGGAGTAAACTATTTAGACACAGCTAACTACGAACCCAAGGATGTAGCCAAATTCGAATATAAATGGCAGTGGGCCTATCGGGACAAGTTCCGTGAGGCAGGGCTGACAGCCATCCTGGGTTGCGGATTTGATCCGGGCGTAACCAGCATTTTCACGGCGTATGCCGCGAAGCATCATTTCGATGAGATACATTACCTGGATATTGTAGACTGTAATGCGGGCGACCACGGCAAAGCCTTTGCTACCAACTTCAACCCCGAGATCAACATACGCGAAGTTACCCAGAAAGGGAAATACTGGGAAAACGGGAAATGGGTAGAGACCGAACCGCACGAGATCCATCAACCGCTCAACTATCCCAACATAGGCCCAAAAGAGTCGTACGTCATTTATCACGAAGAGCTGGAATCGCTTGTGAAAAATTTTCCAACCCTCAAGCGCGCACGTTTCTGGATGACCTTTGGACAAGAATACCTCACGCACTTACGCGTAATTCAAAATATCGGAATGGCACGCATCGACGAGGTGGAATATAACGGGCAGAAGATTGTACCCATCCAGTTCCTCAAAGCCGTTCTGCCCGATCCGGGCGAACTGGGAGAAAACTACACGGGCGAAACATCTATCGGGTGCCGTATCCGCGGAATTAAAGACGGAAAAGAGCGGACATACTATATCTACAACAATTGCAGCCATCAGGCCGCTTACGAGGAAACAGGAGCACAGGGTGTAAGTTATACCACGGGAGTTCCGGCAACCATAGGCGCGATGATGTTTATGCAGGGGCTATGGAAAAAACCGGGCGTGTTTAACGTGGAAGAATTTAATCCCGACCCGTTCATGGAACAGCTCAACAAGCAAGGCCTCCCCTGGCACGAATTGTTTGATGTGGATCTGGAAGTTTGA
- the metA gene encoding homoserine O-succinyltransferase, with the protein MPVNLPDKLPAIEILSKEHIFVMSDLRASTQDIRPLKILILNLMPLKITTETDLIRLLSNSPLQLEIEFLGLKSHTPKNTPIEHLQTFYKTFPKVKESYYDGFIVTGAPVELLPFEGVRYWQELTGIFDWARTHVTSTYYICWAGQAAMYHFYGIRKYPLDKKIFGVFPHTVNDKAFPLFRGFDDEFFAPHSRHTTVSAEEISQHPELTILSQSEEAGVYIVASRGGREFYVTGHSEYSPLTLHNEYTRDMQKGLDSVELPKNYYKDNDPQKQPVVLWRSHANLLFINWLNYFVYQATPFDLKKIKELGDLT; encoded by the coding sequence ATGCCCGTAAATTTACCCGATAAACTCCCAGCCATAGAGATCCTGAGCAAGGAACATATTTTCGTGATGAGCGACCTGCGTGCCTCCACGCAGGATATCCGTCCGTTGAAGATACTCATCCTCAACCTGATGCCGCTTAAGATCACTACCGAAACCGATTTAATAAGGCTGCTATCCAACTCTCCCCTGCAACTGGAAATTGAGTTTCTGGGATTGAAATCCCATACGCCTAAAAATACACCCATCGAGCATTTGCAGACGTTTTACAAAACGTTTCCTAAAGTAAAAGAAAGCTATTACGACGGCTTTATCGTTACCGGCGCACCCGTGGAATTATTGCCGTTCGAAGGAGTGCGGTATTGGCAGGAGCTGACCGGGATCTTCGATTGGGCCCGTACGCATGTGACCTCCACGTATTACATCTGCTGGGCAGGACAAGCGGCGATGTATCATTTTTATGGCATCCGGAAATATCCACTGGACAAGAAAATTTTTGGAGTGTTTCCACATACCGTCAACGATAAAGCGTTCCCGCTTTTCCGCGGATTCGACGACGAGTTTTTTGCTCCACACAGCCGCCACACGACGGTTTCTGCCGAGGAGATTTCCCAACACCCCGAACTGACCATCCTCTCACAGTCTGAAGAAGCAGGAGTATACATCGTGGCCTCCCGCGGTGGACGTGAGTTCTACGTCACCGGGCATTCTGAATATTCACCCCTCACGCTACACAACGAATATACGCGTGATATGCAAAAGGGATTGGACTCGGTGGAACTCCCCAAAAACTATTACAAGGATAACGACCCACAAAAACAACCGGTTGTCTTGTGGAGAAGCCACGCAAACCTTTTGTTTATAAACTGGCTCAATTACTTTGTATATCAGGCAACTCCATTTGATTTGAAAAAGATAAAAGAGTTAGGGGATTTAACCTGA
- a CDS encoding rhodanese-like domain-containing protein, with the protein MAVFSFLKNHKSQIQSLNPADFKTIIAGKDVQLIDVRTAQEYAQGTINRARLMDVSSMDFEQEIEKLDKSCPVAVFCHSGARSMYAAKVLVKKGFPAIYNLRGGIVFWK; encoded by the coding sequence ATGGCAGTTTTTTCTTTCCTAAAAAATCATAAAAGTCAAATCCAATCCCTTAACCCCGCGGATTTCAAAACAATCATCGCCGGTAAGGATGTTCAGCTTATAGACGTCCGGACTGCTCAGGAATATGCTCAAGGCACCATAAACAGAGCCCGGTTAATGGATGTTTCCTCCATGGATTTTGAGCAAGAAATAGAAAAACTCGATAAATCCTGTCCTGTAGCCGTTTTCTGCCACAGCGGGGCACGAAGCATGTATGCCGCCAAGGTATTGGTTAAAAAAGGATTTCCTGCCATTTACAACCTCAGGGGAGGAATTGTTTTCTGGAAGTAA
- the lpdA gene encoding dihydrolipoyl dehydrogenase, whose protein sequence is MDYDVLIIGAGPSGYVAAIRAGQVGLKTAIVEKQYIGGMCLNWGCIPTKAILESAKKFKKLGEIEDFGIDGIDTGKIAFNWDKVKSRSKRITRKLTAGVNFLLKKNGIEMISGTARIGSDRSVWVDDKKISAKHIIIATGSKPKPMGDAFSNAPVVEMENLFEREAFPENIVVTGNHISSVEMAQFFRLIHKNVTLVTNSGYFLDGLDTFLVEYITKKLASDNIELITDAYPEKYADGGLTVGGKKVKCDLIVNCNSRKAIIPESETPLQLTERGFIKTTDNFQTSIDGVYAIGDVAGRSFLAHMASAQGIHVINAIKGIQAHFDYSTYPINMYTTPEIAQIGMTEQKIKEEGYDYKISEFPLSANGKALIENNTEGLIRLLSDKKYGQVLGVQVVAENATDMIAEAGAYLKVEATVYDVAHTIHAHPTVSEIFFEAGFDAMDRAIHK, encoded by the coding sequence ATGGATTACGACGTATTGATCATCGGTGCCGGACCATCCGGTTATGTAGCCGCCATCCGGGCGGGGCAGGTGGGTTTGAAAACAGCTATCGTGGAAAAACAGTATATCGGGGGAATGTGCCTCAATTGGGGTTGTATTCCTACAAAGGCTATTCTGGAAAGTGCGAAGAAGTTTAAAAAACTGGGAGAGATTGAGGATTTTGGTATTGATGGAATAGATACCGGTAAAATTGCCTTTAACTGGGACAAGGTGAAGTCAAGGTCGAAACGCATCACCCGGAAACTGACGGCAGGGGTAAATTTCCTGCTTAAAAAAAATGGCATTGAAATGATAAGTGGAACCGCCCGAATAGGGTCGGACCGCTCTGTGTGGGTTGACGATAAAAAAATTTCGGCAAAGCACATCATCATCGCAACCGGTTCAAAGCCGAAACCGATGGGTGATGCATTCTCCAATGCTCCTGTCGTGGAGATGGAAAACCTGTTTGAAAGGGAGGCTTTTCCGGAGAACATTGTCGTTACCGGTAACCACATTTCCTCGGTCGAGATGGCCCAGTTTTTCAGGCTTATCCATAAAAACGTTACGCTGGTTACCAACAGCGGTTACTTTCTGGACGGATTGGATACCTTTCTTGTCGAGTACATCACGAAGAAACTGGCATCCGATAACATTGAACTGATCACGGATGCCTATCCGGAGAAATATGCGGATGGAGGACTGACTGTTGGTGGTAAGAAAGTAAAATGCGACCTGATCGTTAATTGCAATTCGCGCAAGGCAATTATCCCGGAAAGCGAAACACCCCTGCAGCTCACGGAACGCGGATTTATCAAAACAACCGATAATTTCCAGACCAGTATCGATGGGGTTTATGCCATCGGTGATGTCGCCGGAAGAAGTTTTCTGGCACACATGGCTTCGGCTCAAGGGATTCACGTCATAAACGCCATAAAAGGGATACAAGCCCATTTTGATTACTCCACTTATCCGATAAACATGTATACCACGCCCGAAATCGCTCAGATCGGGATGACGGAACAAAAAATTAAGGAGGAAGGTTACGATTACAAAATAAGCGAGTTTCCGCTGTCTGCAAATGGGAAGGCACTGATTGAAAACAATACGGAGGGTTTGATCCGGCTGCTTTCCGATAAGAAATACGGGCAGGTCCTGGGGGTTCAGGTTGTGGCTGAGAATGCCACCGATATGATTGCCGAAGCCGGCGCATACCTGAAAGTCGAAGCCACGGTTTACGACGTGGCCCATACCATTCACGCTCATCCCACCGTTTCGGAAATATTTTTTGAAGCCGGTTTCGATGCCATGGACAGGGCCATCCACAAGTGA
- a CDS encoding mechanosensitive ion channel, with amino-acid sequence MEQLKDNVASDRVESFSQQVTNLISGWSKDFLHGAGVPDTYIGIINSIFLSVILVVLVYVMQTMLRKLITVILNKAVKINRLTISRHLINNKFPKYLAMIIPISIIKGAIPIIFNDFPVAMRLSLKVFDVFFVFYFMWLSVSVINAFTDTLKTKDNFKDKPVESFGQLIRIFVYAIGAIVIISLFIGKTPTTILAGLGAASAILLLIFKDTILGLVASIQVSSNDMVRIGDWITMPKYGVDGDVIKINLTTVKILNFDKTITTIPPYSLVTEAFQNWRGMTEAGGRRIKRAINIKQSTIHYVNEEELEHFRKIQLLSGYIDERKQIIDSFNNATGADRSLPLNGRNFTNMGLFRKYVELYLKNHPQVHQELLLLVRQLAPTAQGLPLELYLFTATTSWTEYENIMSDIFDHVTAAVSYFGLEIFEDVSNPLRMSSAKTDTEKMPVPVKK; translated from the coding sequence ATGGAACAATTGAAAGACAACGTAGCCAGTGACAGGGTAGAGAGTTTTTCGCAGCAAGTAACGAACCTGATCAGCGGCTGGTCGAAGGATTTTCTTCACGGGGCAGGCGTCCCGGACACCTACATTGGGATTATCAACTCTATCTTCCTGTCTGTCATTCTCGTTGTACTCGTGTATGTGATGCAAACGATGTTGCGCAAGCTTATTACGGTTATTCTCAACAAAGCCGTAAAAATAAACCGTCTGACCATCAGCCGCCACTTGATAAACAACAAGTTCCCGAAGTACTTGGCGATGATCATCCCCATCAGCATAATCAAAGGAGCTATTCCAATTATCTTTAACGATTTTCCTGTTGCGATGAGGCTTTCGCTCAAAGTGTTCGACGTGTTTTTTGTCTTTTATTTCATGTGGTTGAGCGTGTCGGTTATTAATGCGTTCACAGACACCCTTAAAACAAAAGACAACTTTAAGGATAAACCGGTGGAAAGTTTCGGACAACTCATCCGGATATTTGTCTACGCCATTGGTGCCATCGTCATTATATCTCTTTTTATCGGAAAAACCCCAACCACTATCCTGGCTGGCCTGGGTGCGGCATCAGCCATATTACTGTTGATTTTTAAGGATACCATTCTGGGCCTTGTGGCGAGTATCCAGGTGTCTTCCAACGACATGGTCCGCATCGGTGACTGGATAACCATGCCCAAGTACGGCGTGGACGGTGATGTCATCAAAATAAACCTTACGACCGTTAAGATCCTGAATTTCGATAAAACCATCACCACCATTCCTCCATACTCCCTGGTTACGGAGGCTTTTCAAAACTGGCGTGGGATGACTGAAGCGGGTGGGCGGCGTATCAAGAGAGCCATAAACATAAAACAATCCACCATCCATTATGTAAACGAGGAGGAGTTGGAACATTTCAGAAAAATACAACTTCTTTCAGGCTATATCGATGAGCGAAAACAAATTATCGATTCGTTCAACAACGCAACGGGTGCTGACAGAAGCCTTCCCCTGAACGGTCGGAATTTTACCAACATGGGCCTTTTCAGAAAATACGTGGAGTTGTATCTGAAAAACCATCCCCAGGTACATCAGGAACTCTTGCTTTTGGTACGTCAGCTAGCTCCTACTGCCCAGGGACTACCGCTGGAACTTTATCTTTTTACGGCGACTACCAGCTGGACGGAATATGAGAACATCATGTCGGATATTTTCGATCACGTAACGGCGGCTGTCTCCTATTTCGGTCTGGAAATTTTTGAGGATGTATCCAATCCCTTACGGATGAGTTCTGCAAAAACGGATACGGAAAAGATGCCGGTACCGGTGAAAAAGTAG
- a CDS encoding aminotransferase class V-fold PLP-dependent enzyme — MRSFGSDNNSGVHPLMLQAIIDANRNHTIGYGDDDWTREAEKAVKRLIGKEDIEPLFVFNGTGANITALQACTLPFHHIICASTAHIAVDECGAPTKFTGCALKEIVTSDGKLTPEMVRPLLHGFGVEHHSQPKVIAISQTTEMGTAYTPREIKLLADLAHEHGMYLFVDGTRMANACAFLNVSVKEMTVDCGVDIFTFGGTKNGLMVGEVLVPLRKELAENIRYYRKQASQLYSKMRFISAQFIPYFNEGIWLENAQNSNAAAQKLAAGMRKAGVKLTQEVQSNAVFFTLSEEETTQLRERYFFYDWDVEQNERRLVCSWDTTEEDLAGFVSYLRTIVK; from the coding sequence ATGCGAAGTTTCGGAAGCGATAATAATTCGGGTGTCCATCCGCTGATGTTGCAGGCGATAATTGATGCCAACAGAAATCATACAATTGGTTACGGTGATGATGACTGGACACGGGAAGCGGAGAAAGCAGTGAAACGACTGATTGGAAAAGAGGATATTGAACCCCTTTTTGTTTTTAACGGTACCGGAGCAAACATTACTGCTTTGCAAGCCTGTACGTTGCCCTTTCATCACATCATTTGCGCCTCAACCGCCCATATTGCAGTGGACGAGTGTGGTGCTCCCACCAAATTCACCGGTTGTGCGTTGAAGGAAATTGTAACGTCCGACGGAAAACTTACTCCCGAGATGGTTCGTCCGTTATTGCACGGATTTGGTGTGGAACATCATTCCCAGCCGAAGGTAATCGCTATCTCGCAAACAACCGAGATGGGAACAGCCTATACGCCCCGGGAAATAAAGCTGCTTGCCGATCTCGCACACGAACACGGTATGTACCTTTTTGTTGATGGGACTCGTATGGCCAATGCCTGTGCTTTTCTCAATGTTTCAGTGAAAGAGATGACGGTGGATTGCGGAGTGGATATCTTTACTTTTGGAGGGACGAAAAACGGACTAATGGTAGGCGAAGTACTTGTTCCCTTACGCAAAGAACTGGCAGAAAACATAAGGTATTACCGCAAGCAGGCTTCCCAGTTGTATTCCAAAATGAGGTTTATATCGGCACAGTTTATTCCCTACTTCAACGAGGGTATCTGGCTGGAAAACGCACAAAATTCGAATGCTGCGGCACAAAAGCTGGCAGCCGGGATGCGAAAGGCCGGAGTTAAGCTGACGCAGGAAGTTCAATCGAATGCCGTATTTTTTACTCTTTCGGAAGAAGAAACAACTCAGCTTCGTGAGCGCTATTTCTTTTACGACTGGGATGTGGAGCAGAACGAAAGACGCCTTGTCTGTTCGTGGGATACTACGGAGGAAGATCTTGCAGGCTTTGTTTCCTATTTGAGGACTATCGTTAAATAA